The following are encoded together in the Acanthochromis polyacanthus isolate Apoly-LR-REF ecotype Palm Island chromosome 14, KAUST_Apoly_ChrSc, whole genome shotgun sequence genome:
- the LOC127537257 gene encoding olfactory receptor 6N2-like produces MDQMNFEFNVTYLTFSGHVELHRFRFLYFVVMFVVYVLILCSNSIILCIIWVHKSLHEPMYIFIAALLLNSILFSTNIYPKLLIDFLSDKQVITHSHCVFQSFIYYSLGGSEFLLLSAMAYDRYVSICKPLQYPNIMRKTTVSVLLLLAWLLPALQVMAWTAMSNNLQLCRFTLTLIFCNNDIQKLYCVTPRTLSVYGMIVLLNTVLLPMFFILFTYARILIISYRSGRDVRKKAVQTCLPHLLVLMSISCLSFYDIIIARLQVSFSSTARLIMALQCVIYHPLFNPIIYGVKMKEISKHLKKLLCEGKLT; encoded by the coding sequence ATGGACCAAATGAATTTTGAATTTAATGTCACATATCTCACCTTTAGTGGACATGTGGAATTGCACAGGTTcagatttctgtattttgtggtcatgtttgTTGTGTATGTTCTAATACTCTGTAGTAATTCCATTATATTGTGCATCATCTGGGTTCATAAAAGCCTTCATGAGCCCATGTATATTTTCATTGCAGCTTTGTTACTAAACTCCATTCTTTTCAGCACCAATATCTACCCGAAGCTTTTGATCGACTTTCTGTCTGACAAACAGGTCATAACTCATTCACATTGTGTCTTTCAGTCATTTATCTATTATTCTCTAGGTGGATCTGAGTTCTTACTGTTGTCAGCCATGGCCTATGACAGGTATGTGTCTATATGTAAACCTCTGCAATATCCAAATatcatgagaaaaacaacagtcagtgttttgctgcttttagctTGGCTTCTGCCTGCTCTTCAGGTTATGGCATGGACTGCAATGAGTAATAATTTACAACTCTGTAGATTTACTTTAACTTTGATTTTTTGTAATAATGACATTCAAAAACTTTATTGTGTGACCCCGAGAACACTGTCAGTATATGGCATGATTGTTTTGCTGAATACAGTGCTTCTCCCCATGTTTTTCATACTGTTTACATATGCAAGGATTCTGATAATATCCTATCGAAGTGGCAGAGATGTCAGGAAAAAAGCTGTACAGACCTGTTTACCTCACCTGCTGGTTTTAATGAGCATTTCATGTTTGTCCTTTTATGATATCATTATAGCTCGACTACAAGTGTCTTTCTCCAGTACTGCACGTTTAATAATGGCCTTACAATGTGTCATCTATCATCCTCTGTTTAATCCAATCATATACggtgtaaaaatgaaagaaatctcTAAACACCTAAAGAAGCTGTTGTGTGAAGGCAAACTGACCTAA
- the LOC127537258 gene encoding olfactory receptor 11A1-like, whose product MDQMNDEFNVTYLTFSGHVELHKFRFLYFLVMFIVYVLILSSNSIILGIIWVHKSLHEPMYIFIAALLLNSILFSTNIYPKLLIDFLSDKQVITHSHCVFQSFIYYSLGSSEFLLLSAMAYDRYVSICKPLQYPNIMRKSTVSVLLLLAWLLPALQVMAWTAMSNNLQLCRFTLSSIFCNNGIQKLYCVTPRTLSVYGMIAVLYSTILPILFILFTYARILIISYRSGRDVRKKAVQTCLPHLLVLMSISCLSYYDIIIARLQVYLSSTARLIMALQCIIYHPLFNPIIYGVKMKEISKHLKKLLCEGKLT is encoded by the coding sequence ATGGACCAAATGAATGATGAATTTAATGTCACATATCTCACCTTTAGTGGACATGTGGAATTGCACAAATTcagatttctgtattttctggtCATGTTTATTGTGTATGTTTTAATACTCAGCAGTAATTCCATTATCTTGGGCATCATCTGGGTTCATAAAAGCCTTCATGAGCCAATGTATATTTTCATTGCAGCTTTGTTACTAAACTCCATTCTTTTCAGCACCAATATCTACCCGAAGCTTTTGATCGACTTTCTATCTGACAAACAGGTCATAACTCATTCACATTGTGtctttcagtcatttatttattattctctAGGTTCATCTGAGTTCTTACTGTTGTCAGCCATGGCCTATGACAGGTATGTGTCTATATGTAAACCTCTGCAATATCCAAATATCATGAGAAAATCAACAGTcagtgttttgctgcttttagctTGGCTTCTGCCTGCTCTTCAGGTTATGGCATGGACTGCAATGAGTAATAATTTACAACTCTGTAGATTTACTTTATCTTCGATTTTTTGTAATAATGGCATTCAAAAACTTTATTGTGTGACCCCGAGAACACTGTCAGTATATGGCATGATTGCTGTGCTTTATTCAACAATTCTCCCCATACTTTTCATACTGTTTACATATGCAAGGATTCTGATAATATCCTATCGAAGTGGCAGAGATGTCAGGAAAAAAGCTGTACAGACCTGTTTACCTCACCTGCTGGTTTTAATGAGCATTTCATGTTTGTCCTATTACGATATCATTATAGCTCGACTACAAGTGTATCTGTCCAGTACTGCACGTTTAATAATGGCCTTACAATGCATCATCTATCATCCTCTGTTTAATCCAATCATATACggtgtaaaaatgaaagaaatctcTAAACACCTAAAGAAGCTGTTGTGTGAAGGCAAACTGACCTAA
- the LOC127537259 gene encoding olfactory receptor 11A1-like: protein MDQMNVEFNVTYLTFSGHVELHRFRYLYFLVMFIVYVLILCSNSIILCIIWVHKSLHEPMYIFIAALLLNSILFSTNIYPKLLIDFLSDEQVITHSHCVFQFFAYYSLGGSEFLLLSAMAYDRYVSICKPLQYPNIMRKTTVSVLLLLAWLLPALQVMPTVAMSNDLQICRFNLTGIFCNNAIYKLYCVTPRTLSIYGVFNLLNIALLPMLFILFTYTRILIISYRSGRDVRKKAAQTCFPHLLALISTSSLCSYDVIIARLQVYFPSTARLIMTLQLIIYHPLFNPLIYGVKMKEISKHLKKLLCEGKLKEYAKTEVNECVSDGWTCPSKKLVPRFIGPFEIEVVINPCITEPRLSCSLPAHPTFKVSQVKLVQESSSTKTFFTASCATSDPG, encoded by the exons ATGGACCAAATGAATGTTGAATTTAATGTCACATATCTAACCTTTAGTGGCCATGTGGAATTGCACAGATTCAGATATCTGTATTTTCTGGTCATGTTTATTGTGTATGTTCTGATACTCTGCAGTAATTCCATTATCTTGTGCATCATCTGGGTTCATAAAAGCCTCCATGAGCCCATGTATATTTTCATTGCAGCTTTGTTACTAAACTCCATTCTTTTCAGCACCAATATCTACCCGAAGCTTTTGATCGACTTTCTGTCTGACGAACAGGTCATAACTCATTCACATtgtgtctttcagttttttgcCTATTATTCTCTAGGTGGATCTGAGTTCTTACTGTTGTCTGCCATGGCCTATGACAGGTATGTGTCTATATGTAAACCTCTGCAATATCCAAATatcatgagaaaaacaacagtcagtgttttgctgcttttagctTGGCTTCTGCCTGCTCTTCAGGTTATGCCGACAGTTGCAATGAGCAATGACTTACAAATCTGCAGATTTAATTTGACAGGAATCTTCTGTAATAACGCAATTTACAAGCTTTATTGTGTGACCCCAAGAACACTGTCAATATATGGTGTGTTTAATCTCCTTAATATAGCACTTCTCCCCATGCTTTTCATATTGTTTACATACACAAGGATTCTTATCATATCCTATCGAAGTGGCAGAGATGTCAGGAAAAAAGCTGCACAGACCTGTTTCCCTCACCTGCTGGCTTTAATTAGCACATCAAGTTTGTGCTCTTACGATGTAATTATAGCTCGGCTGCAGGTGTATTTTCCCAGTACTGCACGTTTAATAATGACTTTACAGTTGATCATTTATCATCCTCTGTTTAATCCACTGATATACggtgtaaaaatgaaagaaatctcTAAACACCTAAAGAAGCTGTTGTGTGAAGGCAAACTGAAAGAATATGCTAAAACAGAA GTCAATGAGTGTGTCTCTGATGGATGGACTTGCCCCTCCAAGAAGCTGGTACCTCGCTTTATTGGGCCTTTTGAAATTGAGGTGGTTATCAATCCCTGCATCACCGAGCCAAGGCTGAGTTGCTCCTTGCCGGCTCACCCCACCTTTAAAGTCTCTCAGGTCAAACTCGTCCAAGAGAGCTCCTCGACCAAGACATTCTTTACCGCCTCCTGCGCCACCTCGGACCCTGGATAA
- the LOC127537196 gene encoding olfactory receptor 6N2-like produces the protein MNDEFNVTYLTFSGHVELHKFRYLYFLVMFIVYVLILSSNSIILGIIWVHKSLHEPMYIFIAALLLNSILFSTNIYPKLLIDFLSDKQVITHSHCVFQSFIYYSLGGSEFLLLSAMAYDRYVSICKPLQYPNIMRRTTVSVLLLIAWLLPALQVMAWTAMSNNLQLCRFTLSSIFCNNGIQKLYCVTPRTLSVYGMIAVLNTTILPMLFILFTYARILIISYRSGRDFRKKAVQTCLPHLLVLMSISCLSYYDIIIARLQVYLSSTARLIMALQCVIYHPLFNPIIYGVKMKEISKHLKKLLCEGKLN, from the coding sequence ATGAATGATGAATTTAATGTCACATATCTAACCTTTAGTGGACATGTGGAATTGCACAAATTCAGATATCTGTATTTTCTGGTCATGTTTATTGTGTATGTTTTAATACTCAGCAGTAATTCCATTATCTTGGGCATCATCTGGGTTCATAAAAGCCTCCATGAGCCCATGTATATTTTCATTGCAGCTTTGTTACTAAACTCCATTCTTTTCAGCACCAATATCTACCCGAAGCTTTTGATCGACTTTCTGTCTGACAAACAGGTCATAACTCATTCACATTGTGTCTTTCAGTCATTTATCTATTATTCTCTAGGTGGATCTGAGTTCTTACTGTTGTCAGCCATGGCCTATGACAGGTATGTGTCTATATGTAAACCTCTGCAATATCCAAATATCATGAGAAGAACAACAGTCAGTGTTTTGCTGCTTATAGCTTGGCTTCTGCCTGCTCTTCAGGTTATGGCATGGACTGCAATGAGTAATAATTTACAACTCTGTAGATTTACTTTATCTTCGATTTTTTGTAATAATGGCATTCAAAAACTTTATTGTGTGACCCCGAGAACATTGTCAGTATATGGCATGATTGCTGTGCTTAATACAACAATTCTCCCCATGCTTTTCATACTGTTTACATATGCAAGGATTCTGATAATATCCTATCGAAGTGGCAGAGATTTCAGGAAAAAAGCTGTACAGACCTGTTTACCTCACCTGCTGGTTTTAATGAGCATTTCATGTTTGTCCTATTACGATATCATTATAGCTCGACTACAAGTGTATCTGTCCAGTACTGCACGTTTAATAATGGCCTTACAATGTGTCATCTATCATCCTCTGTTTAATCCAATCATATACggtgtaaaaatgaaagaaatctcTAAACACCTAAAGAAGCTGTTGTGTGAAGGCAAATTGAACTAA